CTGATGAAAAAGTAAACTATATTACTGAGGAATTAGGTTTTGATGCAGGGGTTAACTATAAGACCGTTGATGATGTACAAGAAGCTCTATCTGGTCTATGCCCTAATGGCGTTGATGTATATTTCGATAACGTCGGAGGCGAAATTTCTGACGCTGTTCTTAACTTGTTAAACTCCTTCGCACGTGTACCGCTTTGTGGAGCTATTTCGTCTTACAACCGTACAGATGCTGACTTAGGTACACGCGTACAACCAAAACTCCTTAAAGCTCGTGCTAAGATTCAAGCGTTTATCGTAGGGGACTATGCAGACCGCTTTGATGAAGGCGTTCAAGACCTTGCAAAATGGCTTTCTGAAGGAAAATTAAAATATGAAGAAACAATAACAGATGGCTTCGAAAACATTCCTGATGCATTCTTTGGTCTGTTCCAAGGGAAGAACTTAGGAAAGCAGTTAGTAAAAGTCGCTGACCCTAAATATTAACTAAACAAAACCCTGCTCCTTTTGAGCAGGGTTTTTTATTCTAACAAACTCTTTATTTAGCTATACCACATCGGGTTTATGGAAAAGCTAATAGAGGAACATAGAAGATATAACAGTATAAAAAGAGGTGTTAGGATGAAATACATCATTATCGGGGGAGATGCGGCAGGAATGAGTGCCGCGATGCAAATTGTACGAAATAGTGAAGGAAATGAAATCGTTACGTACGAAAAGGGAGAAACCTATTCTTATGGGCAGTGCGGGTTACCCTATACCATTAATGGCATAGTGGAATCCACTGAGGACCTTATTGCCAGAACACCTGAAACGTTTCAGGAGAAGTATGGAATTAAAACACATACGCTACATGAAGTAACAAGTGTGGATTGTGAGAAAAAAATGGTGTATGGAACCAATTATCATACTGGAGAACAGTTCGAAGATCATTATGATCGACTTCTTGTCGCAACAGGCGCGAATCCGAATTGTCCGCCGTGGGAAGGCATTGAATCAGAAGGGATTTACACCCTAAAAACCATACCCGATGCGGAAAAAATAATGGATTACATAAATGAGAATATCAAGAATGTGACGATTATCGGTGGGGGATACATCGGTCTTGAAATGGCTGAAACCCTTTCTGACATTGGGAAAAACGTTCAAATTATCGAACGTGGCGAACGGCTCGCCAAGATTTTCGATGAGGATATGAGTGCCCTTATCCATGAGGAAGCGACCAAACAAAACGTGAAGCTGACATTTAAGGAATCAGTAGAAGGTTTCAAAACCAATGATAAAGGTCGTGTAAGGTGTGTTGTAACCGACCATGGTGAACATGCGACAGACCTAGTCCTCGTAGCTGTTGGGGTAACGCCAAACACATCCTTTTTACAAGGTACGGGTATTTTCACGAGTGTTCAGGGTGCCATTGAAGTGAATGCATATATGGAGAGTACGATCAAGGACATTTATGCAGCGGGAGATTGCGCTACACAATATCACCGCCTTAAGCAAAAATCAGATTATATCCCTCTTGGGACTCATGCGAATAAACAAGGAAGAGTTGCAGGTTTGAATATGATTAATCAACCTACTACTTTTAAAGGAATTGTAGGTTCGTCTATTATTAAATTCTTTGATATAAATCTTGGGAAAACAGGTTTATCAGAGAGGGAAGCAGAAGCGCTTCATTTCTCTAACACCTCTGTAACCATTGATTCATCGCACGCTGCAGGATACTATTCAAAAGAAGATCCTATGAAAGTAAAACTCGTCTATAATGATCAGACGCGTGCGTTATTAGGAGCTCAAATTATTGGTAAAGAAGGGGTCGATAAACGGATTGATGTAGTAGCCACGGCTCTATACCACTCGATGACCGTGGATGAACTTGTCGATCTTGACCTTTCTTATGCACCTCCTTTTAACAGTGTTTGGGATCCTATACAGCAAGCTGCAAGAAGAGCTTAGTTTGACTTCATTTTGATCAAGCGAAAAAAGCGATCCGTCTAATAGAGGCGGATCGCTTTTTTATGCGCTATTAAATTTGAGTGTTAGCACGCATTAAGTATAACGGGCTCCTAAGCCGCTTTATATGGAACACTTCAACTTATTATGGTAAGGTTTCACAGACAACCCCGTCCCCGTCTCGGTCCAACCGGTGGGGGTCTTTTGAAGGACCTCCTGCGGCTTCGAAAAATGCTTGAGCCTGGCTTTGTTTACTAAAATCCCCACAATCTCGATCGGCCCCGTTTGGATCATATAAAAGATTATTAGATTCAGTGGAATTGTTTTTACTAGGAGTTGGGCTCTTCTTGATGGTCATCTCGGAGTTAAAACCATCCTCCGTCACATACCCTTCCAAACTCCATATCCCCTTCTTCTTCTTCTTGGCTTGTTGTTCAGCATCGCGTAATGTGTCTACATATTTATCGTTTGGGGGATATACGTAAGCTACACGTGCAAGGCCTTGTTCAATAATATCCTTATTATAAAGCGTACCATCTATGTATACGTATGCGAGTAAGCGATCGTATTTATCTCGTTTCGTTGTTCCCCATTCAAGCATCACTTCTTCATTTGTAAGAAGCTCTTTAGCGTATTGACTCGCTTCTGGCCCAAAGGGCTGGACAGGCAAGTCAGGATGCTTGGTTTCTGGCGTATCAATAAGTAACAATCGAATCGTCTCTTTCTTCCCCTCTATCGAGACAGACAAAGTATCTCCGTCTACCACACGAAGGACGGTTGCTTCTTGTTTCGTTTGATTTTCTCCTGTAGAAGAGGAAGTAGTAGTTTCTGTTTTGGTTTCTTGCATGGTTTCGTTTTGAGGACTGCAAGCTGTTCCCACCATTATTATAAACAACACTAGTATCTTAAAAATGTTTCTCATAGTTGTTCTCCTTTATCGCTGTATACATTCACTCTAGCAAACAATTTCGACGACGTATAGGAAGAATACAGTTCATCTTTTTTCACTATTTATTATTGCAATGCTCAAGAGGTACCAGGCCACGTCGTATGGTAAGGTGAAAAATAACTCTAGTGAAACTTTTCTTGTCACTTACGACTCTAACCTATGAGTTTGAAAGAAAGAGGGAAGCCGTGTGAACCTAATAAAAGAAGTAAAGCGAGCCAGGAAAGGGAATAAAGCATCTTTTGAGGCATTAATCAGAGAGTATAAAACCACGATGTATCGTGTCTCGAAAACTATTTTAAAACAAGATGAAGATTGTGCGGATGCTTTACAAGAAGCTATTTTAAAAGCTTTTCACTCCATTCACACGCTGAAAGAACCAAAGTATTTTAAGACTTGGCTCATTCGGATCGTGATGAATGAATGTTATGCCATTATTCGAAAACAAAAGAAAATTGTTTCATTAGATAAGGTTCATGAAGAAGCGTTTGTAGAGAGAGGGTTTGATCGGATTGAAGTGAAAGAGTTACTCTCTCATTTGACCGAAGAAGATGCCCTCGTTCTTCAATTGTTCTACATAAAAGACTTTACGATAAGAGATATGGCCCACGTAATGGAGGTTCCAGAGAATACAATTAAAACAAAGTTACGCAGGGCAAAAAAGAGAGCACGAGTACAAGTCAGGGAGGAGGAAACATCATGGAAAAGTGGGAACACCTATTAGATGAAGAAGTGAATAAAGAATTGCCAGAGTCTGTTGAGAAGCGAATGGAATCTACATTAAAATCCCTGCCGAACAAGAAAACAGGAAAGAAAAAGTGGTTGTATGGCATAACAGCCGCTGTAGTAGCAACAGGCATTTTGATTAACAGCTCTTCGGTGTCTACAACAATTGCCGATTCCCTGAAGGATGTACCTTTTGTAGGCTCTGTAATGGAGAAAGTAGGCGGGTTAGGAGAGAAAAGTGGGCAACAAGGCGGGTTAACAGTTTCAACAGGGGAGCAAGTGAACATAGGAGATCAAACCATTATCTTTACAGAAACCTTATATGATGGAAACAGTATATATATTAGCTACTTAAATATGTCAGATCATCTGAACAAATTGGTCCTGCCAGGGATGCCTGATGTTCTCGTAGACGGAGAACCATTAGACAACTACGGAATCGGGGCGGGGGGTCAGAAGATCGAAGAAGGCGTTTACGGTGAGACCATGTCGATTAGAACCCAAGAAGAACTCCCTCATGAATTCTTGCTTACACTTAGCGGTGAAGCGAATGGATCTGAGTGGCAAGTAGACTTACCTGTTATCAAAAAGGGGAACTCAAAGGTTATGCCGATTAATAAAAGTTTCAAAAGTGGGGAGGATCACATTCATTATAGTACGGTAAGCTTTACATCAACCTCCACTAGAATTCAGTTCCAAATGCTTACCCCTGAAGACTCAAAGATCATCCAAAACAATCAGCATCTTGATTTTGTTGTAGAAGATGAAAACGGGAAAGTGTTAAGGGGGATCGGAGCAAGTAGCCATTCTATTGGATCAGAAGATGGAAAAGTTAGTGGTAAGTATACCGTTGATCTAGAACCATACAGAGAACAATTACCAGAAACGTTAAGTATACGACCATACCTTATGGAAATCCCAACTTCAGAGGAAGCGGTTGAACCTGTGGTGTTTAGGAGTAAGAAATGGACTGGAGAACCTGTAACATTGTCTCAAGGCGAGATGGGGCAGTTGAATGTAGATAGTGTAGAAAGAGAAGGTGAGAATGTAACCATTACCTACACCGTCAAAGGGGAAGATGAAGCCACACAAGCGAGTACGTTCTGGATAACGGATGGTGATGGGAATCGCTATGAACATGATCGGGTGGAAAGACGTATAGATCATCATACCTTTAAACAAACCTATTATAATTTTCCAGTGGAAAAAGACATTCATCTCCATACAACGGAAATGGATGCTCATCATTATTTAAGTGATTTTGGATTAACCATTGATCTTGAATACGGTGAAGGGGATAGATGACTAAAAAAATACGTAAGTGTGAATGAGCGTAGAAAAACCCCCTCGATAATCGAGGGGGGTTGAACCCTTTTATAGATCTTTCCTTGTAGGAGGAGCCATGAACTCAGGTCCTACAGGATCTTTAATATTTTTAACTAATATTTCATCAATGTCTTTCTGGGTTTCTTCATCAATTTTAAAGTCCATTACTTCTTCAATCGGATCCATTTGTTCTGGTTTCCGACCACCCCATAGGGCAGTGCCTGTACCAGGTTGATCTAATATAAATCGAAGAGCCAGGTGGATAATGCGTTTGTCAAATCGATTCTGGGCTAATTGGTCTAGCTCTTGTACGGCATTGAGATATTGCTCGAAACGAGGTTGCTGGAATTTAGGATCGTTATTTCTTAGGTCATCGCCATCAAATTGACTATCCTTAGACATTTTACCGGTTAACAATCCTCGGCATAAGCTACCATATAACAATGTATGAAGGCCATGCTCCTGAACATAGGGGAGAATGTCTTCTTCAATCCCTCTTTCAAACATGTTGTAAGGGGGCTGAACCGTATGAAGCGGAGCCGCTTCACGGAACGTATCCATTTGTTCTGGAGAGAAATTACTCACACCAATGGATCGGATTTTGCCTTGTTTATATAAGTAATAAAGGGCTTCTGCTGTTTCTTCAATCGGGACGGTTGGGTCTGGCCAATGTACTTGGTAAACATCAATGTAATCCGTTTGAAGTCGACGTAATGAATCGTCAATTTCTTTGTGAATGCGTTCTTTAGATGCATCACGGTAAACTTGCTCGTCTTTCCAATTCATGGCAACCTTCGTTGCGAGCGTGATATTCTCACGACCTCCATATTGTTGAACGGCTTTACCGACAATTTCTTCAGAACGACCGAAGCCATATACCGGAGCGGTGTCAATGAGATTAACGCCTTTATCTAAAGCGGCGTGGATGGTTTTTATGGATTGGTTTTCATCTGTGCCACCCCACATCCAGCCACCAATGGCCCAAGTTCCTAGTCCGATTCGTGAAGTTTCTATTCCTGTATTGCTAACGTGCGTGAATTCCATTTTTTCACCTCCATAGGTTCGTAGCTTTAGCTACTCTTCACGAAGTTTACCCTCTTCTATTCGTGACTAATCATGCAGATAGGCTGTCCCAATAGATGAAAAAAAGCACGCTCATAGCTTACTGAGCGTGCCTGAATTTAGTCGTGTTTTTATGCTTTGGTCCAGTTTGCGACCATATTTACATCCGCATTGTATAGGGTTTGGAAAACAGGACAGCGATCATCTGTTTTATCTTTTAATTCTTGAATGCGTTCATCAGACTCACTTGTTTTAACCTGAGCATTTACTGTAACGGTTTGGAAGTGACGGCGTACGCCTTCTGTTCCCATCATACCGCGGGGGTCTAATTCGCCACGAATTTCGAATTCAATCCCTTGAAGGTCAAAGTTCATTTCATTCGCCACCATATTAGCAACTGCGTTCTCGCAGCCTGCTAGGGCAGCTAGTAGGGTTTCAAGTGGATTCGCACCTTGGTCGGTGCCACCTTGTTGTTCTGGTTCATCAATAATAATGGTATGCTTTTTCGCTTTTGCTTCTACCTTTGCACCTTCTGCATTTGCTTTAACTCTCATTTGAATAGTAGACATGTGAAATTCTCCTTTAATGAAATAATGTTTTCTTTAAATGAAAAATGGTATTTTCAATTGGCTTAGACGTTTGCTTTACTTTCGCCATTAAGATCGAGCCTTCAATAGAACTAATGATATGCTCTGCGTATTCGTAAGCATCTTTAGGAGTGGCAAGTTCTGCTTCCATTAATGTCTCACTAAGAGCTAACGCCCATTCATGGAAAAAGGATTCAATGCGCTTTCTAAAAGATGCATCATGTTCGCTCATTTCGATAGCTAGATTCCCGAAAGGACAACCTTTTCGAACATTGGAGTCTTGAAAAGATTCAATTGTTTCTTCAAGCATGTGCTGAATTCGTAAATCAGCAGAGGAATCTGTTTGAAGAATGCCTTCAATCATATTGGTTTTCCAAGTATCAATATAGCGATCTACAACAGCAATCCCTAAATCGTGTTTAGTCTTAAAGTAATGAAAGAACTTTCCTTTGCCAATATCTCCAGCCACTAATATATCGTTAACAGATGTAGCTTGATAACCTTTGGAACGAATCACATCTGCAGCGATGGATACAATCTCTTCTTTAGCTAAGGTTCCTTTATTCATAAAAGAACCCCCTTTCTAGAAACCAACTGGTTGGTATGTATCTAATATAAAGGATGCTTCATTAGTTTGACAATCAATGTGCTTCACTCGGAATCTCTTCATAAATGGAAGGCTACGTGAATAAAGTAGTACTAGCTATATGAGGAGGTTTCTATCATGATTAGAGTGTCTCAAAGCTCATTACTTATAGTGTGCTTACTTTTATTTCTTATACTTAGTTGGGCAGGTCTTACAAGAGCAAAAGAATTCATTATTCCAGAGGGGGCCTTTACACAAGAAACGGTCGCTTTTCCGGAGGCTATGACGTATGTAGACACTGTTAAAGAGTTAGAAGAACACGTGGAAGCACCGATTTCCACCTTCAATGTACTACCGGACTCCTTTGAACGAATTAGTATGGGGTATAAAAAAGTTCAGGAAAATTCTTTCATCACAAGACAAACCTTTATCCGTTATCCAGAAGGAAAAATGACGTTTGAACAAGCCCCGAAGGATGTGAAAGATGAACTCCCTTCACCTTCCTCCTCGACGATGAAGGAGTTCAATTTGAATGGTCAGCTCTTTCATATGAATGGGGATGGTAGACAGGGGGACTACGTTATGTGGGAAAAGGGAGATTATGTATACGCAGTCTCGACGAACGTTACATTTTCAATGGATGACTGGGAATTGTTATTAGATTCCTTACAATAAATGTTCAAAACGGCCTTAACGCCTAACCCGTTAAGGCTATTTTTGCATATATCTTACAAATGACAGAATATTCGTATTATAATAGGTATAAAGAGGGGGTATGGGAAATGGAAGTTGTGTCAGAACAGAAGAGAAAGAAATCTTTAAAAAGATGGCAGAAAGTTTGTTTGATCCTTCTTGTTCTTCTCCTTGGTATAGGGATTGGGGTGCTTATTTTTGTAAACGGTTACATAAACCGGAGTTTACCTCAAACTGAGGGAAGCATTTCGGTACCTGGTTTAAAAGATACTGTGTATGTAACCCGGGATAAGAGTGGTGTGCCTCATATTGAAGCAAACAACACGCAGGATCTTTTCATGGCTCAAGGATATGTCCAGGCACAAGATCGTTTGTTTCAAATGGATATGGCAAGGAGACAAGCCTCCGGAAGACTAAGTGAAGTGGCTGGTGAAGATGCATTAAACCAGGATAAATATTTTAGAACATTGGGACTGAGAAGGGCTGCCGAAAAGTCGTATCAAGCATACACGGAAGAAGCTAAGCAAGTGATGGAGTGGTATGCAGAAGGGGTGAATGCTTATATAGAACAAGCAAAGAATGAAAAAGCGCTACCGATCGAATTCACTCTGCTTGGAGGAGCGCCGGAACTTTGGACGCCTATTGATTCACTAACGATAGGAAAATATATGGCGTTTGATCTTGGAGGACATTGGGAGAGACAGGCCTTTCACTATTATTTGCTACAACATTATCCGGAGGATCAGGCTCTTGAATTGTTTTCAACCTATCCGGAAAAGGCTCCAACGATTATTAAAAGTGATGAACTTGATATCGCTTCAAGTTTTGAAGGTGCTGTCATTCCGCATGCCTTTAATGGAAGCAATAACTGGGTTGTGAGCGGAGAACGAACAGCGTCTGGTTCCCCTCTGCTCGCTGATGACCCTCATTTGGGCCTTGCTACCCCGTCTATCTGGTTACAGATGGTGCTTGATTCACCTGAGTATCAAGTGAGTGGCGTCATTTTTGCCGGTATTCCTGGTATTATTTTAGGACATAACCAAGACATTGCATGGGGAGTTACCAACACAGGACCGGATGTCCAGCAGCTTTATCTTGAAAAGCGAAACCCAAAAGATGAAAATGAGTTTTTATATGAAGGGAAATACGAAAAGGCGACCATCTATAAGGAAACGATTGATATCAAAGATAAAGACTCAATTCAGTATAAGGTGGTTGAAACGAGACATGGTCCGATCATCTCTGAGTTTGCTGAAGAGAGTGGAAAAGATACCGTTTTATCCCTAAGGTGGACAGCGCTCGATTCTTCCACAGAGCTAGAGGCCATTCTTCTTATGAACAAAGCTTCAAACTGGGGAGAATTTGAAAAAGGTCTAGAGAAGTTTCTAGTACCGGCTCAGAATTTTGTCTTTGCCAGTAAGGATGGGACCATTGCATATAAAGCCAATGGCAAAATCCCGATCTATAAAGAGGGTGAAGATGCCTTATTGCCATTAGAGGGATGGGAGAAAGAGAATGATTGGAATGGGTTCATCCCATTTGACGAATTGCCAACAGTCATCAATCCGGATAAAGGATTTATTGCGACTGCCAACAATAAAGTGATAGGAGAAGAGTACCCTTATCATCTATCTAATAATTGGGCACAACCCTACCGTTATAAGCGTATTGAAGAAGTACTTGAAAAGACAAAAAATGCAACCGCAGAAGATATGAAAAAGCTTCAAATGGATCAAATGAATCTGCAAGCCAAAGAGTTTGTGCCGATGTTTATGGAATATATGAATACTGACAATCTTTCAACGAGAGAGAAAGAAGCTGTGGAACGGCTCCAGGCTTGGGACTTCGTAGATGATGCAAAGCAATCTCAACCTCTTCTCTTTCACACGTGGATGAAGACCCTAACAGACCGACTATACGAGGATCTTCCTGAATCCATGGATCCATTGTTTAAAGGGAAAGGCCAAACAACGGATGAGTTATTGCGGAAAGCTCATAAGGGAAAGAATGTAAAGTGGGTTGAGGAGCAAGGAGGAATGGAGGTGTTAGTTCAAGAAACATTTCAGGAAACCGTCCGTTCTTTAACGGAACAATATGGTGAGAAAATAGACGAGTGGGAATGGGGGCACTATCACCAGGTGGCATTTAAACATCCATTATCCTCTATAAGTTTTCTAGACCGATTCTTTAATAGTGAGGATCCTATTCCAGTAGGCGGAAGTAGGGTGACGGTGATGGCTGCAAGCTATAATGAAGAAACGGGTATCGTCAATCACGGAGCTTCCTGGCGTTTTGTATTGGATGGTTCTGATTTTACGAAAGGCTCTCATATCGTAGGCCCAGGGCAATCCGGACATTTCAGAAGTCCTTGGTACCATGACCAACGGGAAGACTGGGTGAAGGGTGATTATCACGAAACAAGCTTAACTACACCAAAAGGAGAACCATTAATTCTCCAACCGTAATGTATTCGGCTGATTCTAGTAGGATCAGCCGATTTTCTGTGACTAGACCAAGTATTTCTTTATAAATGAGGACAGGAAAGTTATGGACAATGGTAAAGAGGGTATTCTTGTAAGGAGTGTGCATCAGATTTCCGAGTAAGGTAAAGCTAATCATAACATTAGAATCAAATAGAAGTGGATGGAGGCTACGTCAATGCACGGGTTTCATGAAGTATTTATTCAAATTTTAGTATTACTTGCTATTTCAATTACGGTGATTGGAATTGCAAAACTGATTAAAGAACCCTATTCAATTGCTTTAGTACTAGTGGGAGTATTATTAGGGATGACAGAAATCCCTATTATTGAAGAAGCGGAGTCGTACATAACACAATCTGAAGTGTTTCAAGCCATTATCATTTCCCTTTTCTTACCTATCTTATTAGGTGATGCTACATTGAAAATGCCATTTCATCATCTGTTTCGATTGAAGAAAACGGTTTTATCTCTGGCTTTTTTAGGGACCTTTATTTCATTTATAGTGATAGGTTTTAGTGTATATTTCTTGTTAGGATTACCGATTGTTGTCGCTTTTACTTTTGCAGCTTTAATGAGTGCTACAGACCCAATAAGCGTAATCTCTATTTTTAAGGAACTTGGTGTACCTGAAAAAATGTCGACCATCATGGAAGGTGAGTCCTTATTTAATGATGGGATTGCTGTCGTTCTCTTTAAAATTTCATCGATTTACCTGCTCACATATATGGATATGGGAGCTGCAGGAATTGGAGAGGGTGTCTTCTTATTCTTAAAGTTTGCGATCGGGGGAGCGCTAGTTGGTTTAGTAATTGGATTCATCTTTTCACAAGTTATACGCATATTTGATGACTATCCACTTGAAATTGCATTTTCCATGCTTTTATTCTTCGGTAGTTATTTCATTGCAGAGCACTTTAACGTATCAGGAGTTATTGCTGTTGTGATTGGTGGATTATTATTCGGAAGCTATGGAAAGAAAGTGGGGATGTCAGAAGAAACGAGAGTTAATATTAACACCTTTTGGGATACCATTACTCTCTTGGCTAATTCGATTATCTTTTTAATGGTTGGGATTGAAATTCGAGAAATTGATTTTACAGGCATGTGGGGCATTATAGTCTTAGCCATTCTCATTGTGCTTATTGGACGTTCGATTGCCCTATACACCGCAACAAGCTATATTTCTCATCTTAGTCAGAAAGAACGTTTTCTTTTAAATTGGGGAGGCCTCCGAGGAAGTTTATCGATCGCTTTAGCCTTAAGTCTCCCTGCAGATTTTGACGGTAGAGAAGAAGTGCTTCTTCTCACATTCTCTGTTGTTCTCTTCTCCCTAGTCGTTCAAGGGCTTACTATTAAGCCGCTTATTAAGAAGTTTGACATGGCGAAAGATGCTTCTTAGCTAGAAGGCTATGTTAAAGTTGAAAAACCAGCCGCTTATTTAAGCGGCTGGTTTTTTATAATTTGATCTTCAAAGTGTTGGATAACATCGATTAGGTCATTATGAATCACATAATGAAATAAGCGATCTTTTGGAGTGGCTTCTCTATTTATAAGTGCTGTAGGAATTTTCCTAGTCCAAGCATACTCTGGTAAGAAATTAAACGGCATGACAAGTAGAGATGTTCCAAGCACGAGAACAAGGTCGGCCTTGTCAATAATGGCTTCTGCCCGATCATGCTCAGTGATGGCGTCTCCAAATAGCACGATATCTGGTTTCAATACCGTTTGGCACGTCTCCCTTTCGCAAATGGGGACCTGAGAACTGTTTATATAGTCCGCGTCATAGATGCTCCCACATGCAGGACAAGTGGAAGTGGTTAGAGAACCGTGGTATTCAATGACCTTAGAGGAGCCGGCTCTTTGATGGAGCCCGTCTACATTTTGCGTAATCACCGTAACTTCTTTCCCCAGTGTTTCTAAATTGGAGAGAAATCGATGCACCTCATTTGGGTGATAGGAACCCAGAAGTTTAAGTTGGAAAATATCCTTGTACTTTGTCCAAAAATCTTGAGGGTCGTGCCTAAAATAGTCAGAGGACATGTAATATTCCCTTGATCCATCTTCTGTCCATATGCCATTAGAGGAGCGGAAATCGGGGATTCCACTTGCTGTACTAACACCAGCTCCTGTTAAAACAGTAATGCGTTGAGCTTGCCTAATTTCATCTATAAGTTGATCCATCTTATCCTACCTTTAATCGTTTTCCCCTATTGTATCAAACCCGTTGAAATAGATAGAAGAGCAGATTAACGTTTGTTCATCCCCTTGGATTGCACAAATTCATTAACATCCATTCGCATGGGGTGGCTAAAACGACGAATCATCTGATCGGTCCAAGAGTCGAGGCGTGAATTTTGCTTCCGGCTCTTATAGTAGTCTTGAATAGTATGGTCAAAAGAACGAAGCTCTTCTGTTTGGTTTTTATTATATTCATTTACATGATAAACCGCGCGTTTAGGAAGACGAGGTTTTTGTTCTGGCTGTTTGTCAGGATAGCCAACCACCATGCCGAATAATGGTATAACGTGTTCTGGCAATTGTAATAGCTGATCAACGCGCTTAATGTTATTTCGAATGCTTCCAATGTAGCACATACCAAGCCCCATAGATTCAGATGCAACCGCTGCATTTTGGGCAGCTAGTGAAGCGTCTACCGCAGAAACGAGAAAATGTTCTGTATTCTCAATGTTTGGTAGCATATCTTGCTTCTGTAGGTCGGAGGCTAGTATGCCATGGCGGTACAAGTCAGCGCAGAATATAAACAAATGTCCGTTATCTTTTACATACGATTGACCTGTTATTTCCGCCAACTCTTGCTTTTTCTCTGGATCTGTCACACCTATGATGGTGTAAGCTTGCATGTAGCTGGACGTTGAAGCCATCTGAGCTGCTTCTACAATAGTGTTTATTTGGTCTTCAGTTAACACTTCATTTGTAAAGGATCGGATTGAACGATGGTTAAGAAGCGTATGGATTGTTTGATTCATGATTTAGAACTCCTTCAAGTTTAACATTTTACATTTATAGTACATCTTTAGGAATGAACACT
The nucleotide sequence above comes from Pontibacillus chungwhensis. Encoded proteins:
- a CDS encoding penicillin acylase family protein, encoding MEVVSEQKRKKSLKRWQKVCLILLVLLLGIGIGVLIFVNGYINRSLPQTEGSISVPGLKDTVYVTRDKSGVPHIEANNTQDLFMAQGYVQAQDRLFQMDMARRQASGRLSEVAGEDALNQDKYFRTLGLRRAAEKSYQAYTEEAKQVMEWYAEGVNAYIEQAKNEKALPIEFTLLGGAPELWTPIDSLTIGKYMAFDLGGHWERQAFHYYLLQHYPEDQALELFSTYPEKAPTIIKSDELDIASSFEGAVIPHAFNGSNNWVVSGERTASGSPLLADDPHLGLATPSIWLQMVLDSPEYQVSGVIFAGIPGIILGHNQDIAWGVTNTGPDVQQLYLEKRNPKDENEFLYEGKYEKATIYKETIDIKDKDSIQYKVVETRHGPIISEFAEESGKDTVLSLRWTALDSSTELEAILLMNKASNWGEFEKGLEKFLVPAQNFVFASKDGTIAYKANGKIPIYKEGEDALLPLEGWEKENDWNGFIPFDELPTVINPDKGFIATANNKVIGEEYPYHLSNNWAQPYRYKRIEEVLEKTKNATAEDMKKLQMDQMNLQAKEFVPMFMEYMNTDNLSTREKEAVERLQAWDFVDDAKQSQPLLFHTWMKTLTDRLYEDLPESMDPLFKGKGQTTDELLRKAHKGKNVKWVEEQGGMEVLVQETFQETVRSLTEQYGEKIDEWEWGHYHQVAFKHPLSSISFLDRFFNSEDPIPVGGSRVTVMAASYNEETGIVNHGASWRFVLDGSDFTKGSHIVGPGQSGHFRSPWYHDQREDWVKGDYHETSLTTPKGEPLILQP
- a CDS encoding cation:proton antiporter, yielding MHGFHEVFIQILVLLAISITVIGIAKLIKEPYSIALVLVGVLLGMTEIPIIEEAESYITQSEVFQAIIISLFLPILLGDATLKMPFHHLFRLKKTVLSLAFLGTFISFIVIGFSVYFLLGLPIVVAFTFAALMSATDPISVISIFKELGVPEKMSTIMEGESLFNDGIAVVLFKISSIYLLTYMDMGAAGIGEGVFLFLKFAIGGALVGLVIGFIFSQVIRIFDDYPLEIAFSMLLFFGSYFIAEHFNVSGVIAVVIGGLLFGSYGKKVGMSEETRVNINTFWDTITLLANSIIFLMVGIEIREIDFTGMWGIIVLAILIVLIGRSIALYTATSYISHLSQKERFLLNWGGLRGSLSIALALSLPADFDGREEVLLLTFSVVLFSLVVQGLTIKPLIKKFDMAKDAS
- a CDS encoding NAD-dependent protein deacylase, yielding MDQLIDEIRQAQRITVLTGAGVSTASGIPDFRSSNGIWTEDGSREYYMSSDYFRHDPQDFWTKYKDIFQLKLLGSYHPNEVHRFLSNLETLGKEVTVITQNVDGLHQRAGSSKVIEYHGSLTTSTCPACGSIYDADYINSSQVPICERETCQTVLKPDIVLFGDAITEHDRAEAIIDKADLVLVLGTSLLVMPFNFLPEYAWTRKIPTALINREATPKDRLFHYVIHNDLIDVIQHFEDQIIKNQPLK
- the nfsA gene encoding oxygen-insensitive NADPH nitroreductase — encoded protein: MNQTIHTLLNHRSIRSFTNEVLTEDQINTIVEAAQMASTSSYMQAYTIIGVTDPEKKQELAEITGQSYVKDNGHLFIFCADLYRHGILASDLQKQDMLPNIENTEHFLVSAVDASLAAQNAAVASESMGLGMCYIGSIRNNIKRVDQLLQLPEHVIPLFGMVVGYPDKQPEQKPRLPKRAVYHVNEYNKNQTEELRSFDHTIQDYYKSRKQNSRLDSWTDQMIRRFSHPMRMDVNEFVQSKGMNKR